One genomic segment of Bacillota bacterium includes these proteins:
- a CDS encoding ABC transporter ATP-binding protein: MPLLDVRELKIYYRTTRGCNKAVDGVSFSLDEGESIGLVGESGCGKSTSARGIIRVMPRNAYIAGGEVVFDGEDLVRLPESRMREIRWNKLSLIPQAAMDSLNPVYPVVDQFVEVLCLKGGMSRRQARERARELFRMVGLDGERLTYYPHEFSGGMKQRAVIALALALNPKLVIADEPVTALDVIVQSQILRELKRLRRDLGISLIMITHDVSVVADICESVVVMYAGRVVEKGAVRDVLKGPAHPYTMGLKNAFPDLRNPRRTLISIEGSPPDLVDAPEGCRFAARCPFREASCEERAPELVEVSPGHYSACFRLDDIDSLRRKAEEVETWQKVAIS; the protein is encoded by the coding sequence ATGCCCTTACTAGACGTCAGGGAACTCAAGATCTACTATAGGACGACCCGGGGATGCAACAAGGCCGTGGACGGCGTCTCCTTCAGTCTGGACGAGGGGGAGAGCATCGGGCTCGTGGGAGAGAGTGGCTGCGGCAAGAGCACGTCGGCAAGGGGAATCATCCGCGTCATGCCGCGCAACGCCTATATAGCCGGCGGCGAAGTGGTTTTCGATGGCGAGGACCTCGTGCGGCTGCCCGAGAGCCGGATGCGCGAGATTCGCTGGAACAAGCTCTCTCTCATCCCGCAGGCCGCCATGGACTCGCTCAACCCGGTGTACCCGGTGGTGGACCAATTCGTGGAGGTGCTGTGCCTGAAGGGTGGCATGAGCCGGAGGCAGGCGCGCGAACGGGCTAGAGAGCTCTTCCGTATGGTCGGCCTCGACGGAGAACGCCTCACCTACTATCCTCATGAGTTCTCGGGAGGCATGAAGCAGCGCGCGGTGATCGCCCTAGCCCTCGCGTTGAACCCCAAACTAGTAATCGCCGACGAACCCGTGACCGCACTCGACGTCATAGTACAAAGCCAGATCCTTCGGGAGTTGAAGAGGCTGCGCAGGGACCTGGGAATCTCGTTGATAATGATTACACACGACGTCTCGGTGGTTGCGGACATCTGCGAGTCCGTGGTGGTGATGTACGCGGGCAGAGTCGTGGAAAAGGGAGCGGTCAGGGATGTGCTCAAAGGCCCGGCTCATCCCTACACGATGGGATTGAAAAACGCCTTTCCCGACCTGCGAAACCCACGAAGGACTCTCATATCCATCGAGGGGTCGCCTCCGGATTTGGTAGACGCGCCCGAGGGGTGCAGGTTCGCCGCAAGGTGCCCGTTCAGAGAAGCCTCGTGTGAGGAGAGAGCCCCGGAACTAGTCGAGGTGTCTCCCGGCCATTATTCCGCCTGCTTCCGTCTGGACGACATCGACTCGCTGCGGCGGAAGGCAGAGGAGGTGGAAACGTGGCAGAAGGTGGCTATCTCGTAG
- the flhB gene encoding flagellar biosynthesis protein FlhB, producing MPRDDRTEAATPRRRQEARKRGQVARSVEVNSAAILLATLGVLGASGGAIYAGLGGFMTQLLGDTLAHPDVSEEGLRVLALNVLVAIAKAAGPAIATGFVVGLVANLAQVGLVLSLDPLAPRLSRLDPVAGMARIFSGRALAELVKSCAKIAIVGYYGYVTLRQEYPALVATGAMEPGQILATLGNLAFKLGLRVAVALAVLAALDYMYQRWEFEKSIRMTKQEVKEELRQTEGDPLLRARIRARQRQIATHRMMQEVPKADVVVTNPVRLAVALKYDPGTMKAPKVVAKGARLMAQRIRDIAAANGVPIVENKPLAQALYKAVDVGKEIPAHLYKAVAEILAYVYYLNKRAGRAGSWR from the coding sequence ATGCCACGCGACGACCGTACCGAGGCCGCAACGCCAAGAAGGCGCCAGGAGGCGCGAAAACGCGGGCAGGTGGCGAGGAGCGTCGAAGTGAACTCTGCGGCGATTCTCCTCGCAACGCTCGGAGTCCTCGGCGCGTCGGGAGGGGCCATTTATGCCGGGCTCGGAGGCTTCATGACCCAGCTGCTCGGCGACACGTTAGCACACCCGGATGTCTCCGAGGAGGGTCTCCGCGTGCTTGCGCTGAATGTCCTCGTGGCCATCGCGAAGGCCGCTGGGCCGGCTATCGCTACCGGCTTCGTGGTCGGGCTCGTTGCGAACCTGGCTCAGGTCGGGTTGGTCCTATCCTTGGATCCGCTTGCCCCGCGGCTCTCGCGGCTCGACCCGGTGGCGGGAATGGCCCGGATCTTCTCGGGGCGGGCGCTGGCGGAGCTCGTCAAATCATGCGCCAAGATAGCCATCGTCGGGTACTACGGCTACGTGACGCTGCGGCAGGAATATCCCGCGCTCGTCGCCACGGGAGCCATGGAGCCCGGCCAGATACTCGCGACCCTGGGCAACCTCGCTTTCAAGCTTGGCCTTCGTGTGGCGGTGGCGCTTGCGGTGCTGGCGGCGCTCGACTACATGTATCAAAGATGGGAGTTCGAGAAGAGCATCAGGATGACGAAACAGGAGGTAAAAGAGGAGTTGCGACAGACTGAAGGTGACCCGTTGCTGAGAGCGCGGATCCGCGCGCGGCAGCGCCAGATCGCAACGCACAGGATGATGCAGGAGGTGCCGAAGGCGGACGTCGTGGTCACGAACCCGGTGCGACTCGCTGTTGCGCTGAAGTATGACCCCGGCACCATGAAGGCACCAAAGGTCGTGGCCAAGGGCGCGAGACTGATGGCCCAGAGGATCCGCGACATCGCGGCAGCCAACGGTGTGCCGATCGTGGAGAACAAGCCCCTTGCGCAGGCGCTGTACAAGGCCGTGGACGTCGGCAAGGAGATCCCGGCGCATCTCTACAAGGCGGTCGCCGAGATTCTTGCGTACGTTTATTACCTCAACAAGAGAGCCGGGCGCGCAGGAAGCTGGAGGTGA
- a CDS encoding ABC transporter permease: MAGAMIYLFFILVAVFAPYIAPYDPHELIIEGSDLASDRPPSAQHLLGTTNMARDIFSQLVYGARPALTVGFSAAFFVVVLGTLVGLLAGYFRGWVDTVLMRLADVAFGVPFEPFVIVLVGFLGPSTWNIVLAMALLLWRDTARVIRSQVLTIRERSFIEAARASGASHLRIMFVYIAPNILPLSLLYGSLAMGWAILTEAAVSFLGFGDPNVISWGYMLHDAYVSQALSRGAFYWFVPPGLCIMLTVMAGFYLGRGSEEILHPRLKNV; encoded by the coding sequence ATGGCTGGCGCTATGATCTACCTCTTTTTCATCCTGGTTGCCGTGTTCGCGCCATACATCGCGCCTTACGACCCTCACGAGCTGATCATAGAGGGCAGCGACCTGGCGTCAGACCGCCCGCCGTCTGCGCAGCACTTGCTCGGGACGACCAACATGGCGAGGGACATTTTCTCCCAGCTCGTGTATGGGGCCCGTCCCGCCCTTACCGTCGGGTTCAGCGCCGCGTTCTTCGTCGTGGTGCTGGGGACCCTCGTAGGGCTCCTCGCAGGATACTTCAGGGGATGGGTCGACACCGTCTTGATGAGACTGGCGGACGTCGCCTTCGGAGTGCCGTTCGAGCCCTTCGTAATAGTCCTGGTCGGCTTCCTCGGGCCGAGCACGTGGAATATAGTCCTGGCCATGGCGCTCCTGCTCTGGCGAGATACCGCGAGGGTCATCAGATCTCAGGTCTTGACGATCCGGGAGCGGAGCTTCATCGAGGCCGCGAGAGCGTCCGGCGCGTCTCACCTGCGAATCATGTTCGTATACATAGCGCCGAACATCCTTCCGCTCTCGCTCCTCTATGGGTCGCTCGCAATGGGCTGGGCCATCCTGACCGAGGCCGCTGTGAGCTTCCTGGGCTTCGGTGACCCTAACGTGATAAGCTGGGGATACATGTTGCACGACGCCTATGTGTCGCAGGCTTTGTCCCGAGGCGCGTTTTACTGGTTTGTCCCGCCCGGCCTATGCATCATGCTGACGGTGATGGCCGGGTTCTACCTCGGACGCGGTTCGGAGGAGATCCTCCATCCAAGGCTGAAAAACGTTTGA
- a CDS encoding FliA/WhiG family RNA polymerase sigma factor: MCCSGKSNSVARGCCDTVATEELWDRYKSGGDPGAKDELIARYLPMVPVLAGRMAMKLSAVVGYEDLVGWGVIGLIEALEKFDPGRGVKFETYATTRIKGAMADGMREADWVPRSVRQNARRIARAYAALERRLGRPATDEEAAAQLGVSLQEFQRMVADASRGAVLSLDEMIQMSEDGRHVTLLDAVPDLESPDPLAVCEVEDLKARLAKAIDELPEREKLVVTLHYYDELTVKEIADILGVSEGRVSQLHTRAVLRLRSRLVPRGDQG, encoded by the coding sequence ATGTGTTGCAGCGGCAAATCGAACTCCGTCGCAAGGGGTTGCTGTGACACCGTGGCTACAGAGGAATTGTGGGATAGGTACAAGTCGGGAGGGGACCCCGGGGCCAAGGACGAACTCATCGCCCGCTACCTACCTATGGTTCCCGTGCTCGCCGGGAGGATGGCGATGAAGCTTTCGGCGGTGGTCGGATACGAGGACCTGGTGGGGTGGGGTGTCATCGGGCTCATCGAGGCTCTCGAGAAATTCGACCCCGGCAGGGGCGTGAAGTTCGAGACCTACGCGACCACGCGTATCAAGGGCGCCATGGCCGACGGCATGAGGGAAGCGGACTGGGTCCCGAGGTCCGTGCGCCAGAACGCCAGGCGCATTGCGCGAGCGTACGCGGCCCTCGAAAGACGGCTCGGCCGGCCCGCCACCGACGAGGAGGCCGCGGCGCAGCTCGGCGTGAGCCTGCAAGAGTTCCAGAGGATGGTAGCGGACGCCTCACGCGGCGCCGTGCTCTCCCTTGATGAGATGATACAGATGAGCGAGGACGGGCGCCACGTAACCCTGTTGGACGCCGTCCCGGACCTGGAAAGCCCCGACCCACTGGCCGTGTGTGAGGTCGAGGACCTGAAGGCGCGGCTCGCGAAGGCCATCGATGAGCTGCCCGAGCGCGAGAAGCTCGTGGTAACCTTGCACTACTATGATGAGCTGACCGTGAAGGAGATAGCAGACATACTGGGGGTTTCGGAGGGGCGAGTCTCGCAACTCCACACCCGCGCGGTGTTAAGGCTCAGGTCGAGGCTGGTGCCGCGCGGGGATCAAGGGTAG
- a CDS encoding MinD/ParA family protein — MNDQASGLRSITRDGARNGGLVRGNPGWDGAYDDAAPRPRVIAVTSGKGGVGKTSIVLNTSIALASDGARVVVLDADLGLGNIDVMLGIVPRYNLAHVAAGEVSLADIEVAGPAGIRIIPCGSGATSLLRLPESERAVLVSALAALENEADFIIVDTGAGLSSGVVGFLAASEEIIVVTTPEPTSIADAYATIKVVSYENPAAPVMLIVNMARDLQDAQDAAEKITLVAGRFLSVDLKLLGFVPRDPLVAKAVMQQAPFVVRYPSSPASRAVGEIAERLMARRLDGASIRGFAGHGLAGFLGRIAARS; from the coding sequence ATGAACGACCAGGCGAGCGGCCTTCGCAGCATTACACGGGATGGGGCGCGGAACGGGGGGCTCGTGCGCGGGAACCCGGGTTGGGACGGGGCGTATGACGACGCGGCCCCGCGGCCACGGGTCATCGCGGTCACGAGCGGCAAAGGCGGGGTCGGCAAGACGAGTATAGTGCTGAACACATCGATCGCGCTCGCTTCGGACGGCGCGAGGGTGGTCGTCCTCGACGCCGACCTGGGTCTCGGCAACATCGACGTCATGCTCGGGATCGTCCCCAGATACAACCTGGCCCACGTAGCTGCCGGCGAAGTAAGCCTTGCCGACATCGAGGTGGCGGGTCCGGCCGGGATAAGGATAATTCCGTGCGGCTCGGGAGCGACTTCCCTCCTGCGCCTGCCCGAGTCGGAGCGGGCGGTGCTCGTCTCCGCGCTTGCCGCTCTCGAGAACGAAGCGGACTTTATCATCGTCGACACGGGGGCTGGGCTTTCGTCAGGTGTGGTGGGGTTTCTCGCGGCCAGCGAGGAGATCATCGTGGTCACGACGCCCGAACCGACCTCCATAGCGGACGCATACGCCACCATCAAAGTGGTGTCCTACGAGAACCCTGCCGCGCCGGTGATGCTCATAGTGAATATGGCGAGGGACTTGCAGGATGCACAAGATGCGGCCGAGAAAATAACCCTCGTTGCCGGGAGGTTTCTCTCGGTGGATCTCAAGCTGCTGGGATTCGTGCCGCGCGACCCGCTCGTAGCTAAGGCGGTGATGCAGCAGGCGCCGTTCGTGGTGAGATATCCGTCAAGCCCTGCCTCACGAGCCGTCGGCGAGATAGCGGAGAGGCTTATGGCGAGGCGTCTGGACGGCGCATCGATCCGGGGCTTCGCCGGTCACGGTCTTGCGGGATTCCTCGGGAGGATCGCCGCGCGTTCGTGA
- the flhF gene encoding flagellar biosynthesis protein FlhF, producing MRIKRYVARTIQEALDTVREDLGPDAVILHTRKARRGRLAGLLGGERFEVIAALDVNVPEMDGLARTSRASAGTGAAGPGTWQGMGTGAAARAYARAVAGQSDEGWAERAERDGAFRGGGDPQAGDDRRDAGASSAGSGARSRVEPAAPTQATPAGVAVAAAGRAYESTPAARLVEIHERLLDMDVDPDLAEALIQAAKMKWREAQVAGKSPYELVQDLVTATLPVAGGVALASGSRKVVALVGPTGVGKTTTLAKIAALTALFGKKKVAFVTADTYRIAAVEQLRTYAEIIGVPCEVVYTPAEMRQALAAHEGCDLVLIDTAGRSPRSGMHMAELRAFLEAAQVDETHLVLSMTTRPRDLLDIVERFSPCGVNRLIFSKLDETSRLGPILGVTSAVKVPISYVTYGQNVPEDIEVADPFRLARWILGGGVDDAEADGEIAVKTDGGDRLKGTGGR from the coding sequence ATGAGGATTAAACGGTACGTGGCCCGCACCATACAGGAGGCGCTCGACACCGTGCGCGAAGATCTCGGGCCCGATGCAGTGATACTACATACCCGGAAAGCTCGCAGGGGAAGGCTCGCGGGGCTCCTCGGCGGGGAGCGGTTTGAGGTCATCGCCGCGCTCGATGTAAATGTCCCTGAAATGGACGGGCTCGCAAGAACGAGCCGTGCAAGCGCCGGGACCGGAGCCGCCGGGCCTGGAACGTGGCAGGGAATGGGAACCGGTGCCGCGGCCCGCGCATACGCCCGTGCGGTGGCCGGGCAGAGCGACGAGGGCTGGGCGGAGCGGGCGGAGCGGGACGGTGCATTCCGCGGTGGTGGCGACCCCCAGGCCGGTGACGACCGTAGGGATGCCGGTGCAAGCTCCGCCGGGTCCGGTGCCCGTTCCCGGGTGGAGCCCGCCGCGCCCACGCAGGCCACCCCAGCCGGCGTTGCGGTTGCCGCCGCCGGGCGCGCCTACGAAAGCACGCCAGCGGCGCGCCTCGTGGAGATCCACGAACGTCTCCTGGACATGGACGTTGATCCTGATCTCGCGGAGGCACTCATTCAGGCCGCGAAGATGAAATGGCGTGAGGCACAGGTGGCGGGAAAGTCCCCGTACGAGCTTGTACAGGACCTCGTCACCGCCACGCTTCCCGTGGCGGGGGGAGTCGCGCTCGCTTCCGGGTCGCGCAAGGTAGTTGCCTTGGTCGGGCCCACAGGTGTGGGCAAGACCACGACCCTCGCCAAAATAGCGGCGCTCACCGCGCTCTTTGGGAAAAAGAAAGTGGCGTTCGTGACGGCCGACACATACAGGATAGCCGCTGTCGAACAACTCCGCACGTACGCGGAGATAATCGGGGTGCCGTGCGAGGTCGTATACACGCCTGCCGAGATGAGGCAGGCTCTCGCGGCCCACGAAGGGTGCGACCTCGTGCTCATTGACACGGCCGGGAGAAGCCCGAGGAGCGGCATGCACATGGCGGAGCTTCGGGCGTTTCTCGAAGCCGCGCAGGTGGATGAGACGCATCTCGTTCTCAGCATGACCACGAGACCACGTGACCTTCTCGACATAGTGGAGAGGTTCAGCCCGTGCGGCGTCAACAGGCTCATTTTCTCCAAGCTCGACGAGACCTCGCGGCTTGGTCCGATCCTCGGAGTGACGAGCGCAGTAAAGGTGCCGATCTCATACGTGACCTACGGGCAGAACGTGCCTGAGGACATCGAGGTGGCCGACCCCTTCAGGCTGGCCAGGTGGATCCTCGGCGGCGGAGTGGACGACGCTGAGGCGGACGGCGAAATCGCGGTGAAGACCGACGGTGGAGATAGACTCAAGGGAACGGGTGGGAGATGA
- a CDS encoding DUF2802 domain-containing protein, giving the protein MDSLVLSRVPWDVLAALAVIVVGILFIVFSLGMMLGERRAAQQAAPAPSWRDGGGRGSHGRGRRDRVKSAGDPARFEDAVGEATRAIEEAAARAIQDLEERAAAAARLLDEAEDRIEQLKGAVAALEREAQQGSRSGSQSEEGAWPSPGTCGMTSAPLDDQGARQLASQPDMGVAGTSPGVAEAVTLEPAAGAGRAAGGERDASAAPEAACARVKQAGADQALTGGPRVSGKHALVLSLADQGLTLSEIARQAGIGRGEAQLILELYGKQCLTSLSGVCAASRDGQSH; this is encoded by the coding sequence GTGGACAGTTTAGTGCTATCTCGGGTGCCCTGGGACGTCCTTGCAGCCCTGGCCGTCATCGTGGTGGGCATCTTGTTCATAGTGTTCTCCCTGGGGATGATGCTCGGCGAGCGCCGCGCGGCGCAGCAGGCCGCGCCCGCTCCAAGCTGGCGTGATGGGGGCGGGCGCGGGAGCCACGGGCGCGGCAGGCGCGACCGCGTGAAGAGCGCCGGCGATCCAGCACGTTTCGAGGATGCCGTTGGCGAGGCCACTCGCGCAATTGAGGAGGCCGCGGCAAGGGCGATCCAAGACCTCGAGGAGAGGGCTGCGGCCGCCGCCCGGCTCCTTGACGAGGCGGAGGATAGGATTGAGCAGCTCAAGGGGGCTGTGGCCGCGCTCGAGCGCGAAGCCCAACAAGGCTCCCGGTCCGGCTCCCAGTCGGAGGAGGGGGCATGGCCGTCTCCGGGCACGTGTGGGATGACCAGCGCTCCGTTGGATGATCAAGGCGCGCGCCAGCTCGCGAGCCAGCCCGACATGGGTGTCGCCGGTACGAGCCCGGGCGTGGCGGAGGCCGTGACTCTCGAACCGGCGGCAGGCGCCGGGCGGGCAGCGGGCGGGGAGCGGGATGCGAGCGCGGCACCGGAGGCCGCCTGCGCACGGGTGAAGCAGGCAGGGGCGGACCAGGCGCTGACGGGCGGCCCCAGGGTTTCTGGGAAGCACGCTCTCGTGCTCAGCCTCGCCGACCAGGGATTAACGCTGTCTGAGATCGCGAGACAGGCGGGCATAGGCCGTGGCGAAGCCCAGCTCATTCTCGAGCTTTACGGAAAGCAGTGCCTTACGAGCCTATCCGGGGTTTGCGCGGCCTCACGGGACGGACAATCGCACTAG
- the flhA gene encoding flagellar biosynthesis protein FlhA produces MNRLSKHSDVLVAVAVVIILVMMIVPVPTFVLDVLLTFNITFSLVVLLLTMYTRDALDFSSFPSLLLVATLFRLALNVSSTRLILLHGYAGRVIEAFGNFVVGGNYVVGMVVFIILVIIQFVVITNGAGRVAEVAARFTLDAMPGKQMSIDADLNAGLIDEQTARARRRAIELEADFYGAMDGASKFVRGDAIAGVIITLVNIIGGIIIGMVQLRMPVMQALQTFALLTVGDGLVSQIPALLISTATGIIVTRAAAQSNFGQEVATQLLAQPRAVAIAAGMLVLFGMVPGLPKVPFFLIAAAAGALSYAMAGAERARAKSEAEEAAKAPPAPKQPENVMSLLAVDPLELEIGYGLVSLADESQGGNLLERVTMVRRQVAVDLGLVLPHIRIRDNIQLRPTGYAIKIRGVEVARGEVMIGYYLAMNPGIVVEPVSGIETTEPAFGLPALWISEQDKERAEMAGYTVVDPTSVIVTHLTEVIRRHAAEILSRQDTANLIDNVKKTEPAVVEELIPNLMTVGDVQKVLQNLLREGVPIRNVATILEALGDHARETRDVDVLTEHARAALARVICRQYRNADGELVVSTVDPEIEEEIARAVEGRSTGAGLGVGTGVGEPPALEPGLVQSVARAVSRAVEKMATEGYQPVLLTRPGVRPYIRRIVERVLPDVAVLSYNEITRDQKVRSVGTVSLNED; encoded by the coding sequence ATGAACAGGCTGTCGAAACACAGCGACGTGTTGGTGGCGGTGGCAGTGGTCATCATCCTCGTGATGATGATAGTGCCCGTGCCCACGTTCGTCCTTGACGTGCTTCTCACGTTCAACATCACGTTCTCACTGGTGGTGCTCTTGCTCACCATGTACACCCGCGACGCCCTTGACTTCTCTTCGTTTCCATCGCTTCTCCTCGTCGCCACCCTCTTCCGCCTTGCGCTCAACGTTTCGTCTACCAGGCTGATCCTGCTTCACGGGTATGCTGGCAGAGTCATCGAGGCGTTCGGCAATTTCGTCGTCGGCGGCAACTACGTGGTGGGCATGGTCGTCTTCATAATCCTCGTGATCATCCAGTTCGTGGTCATCACGAACGGCGCAGGCCGCGTCGCCGAAGTAGCCGCGAGGTTTACCCTGGATGCGATGCCGGGCAAGCAGATGTCCATCGATGCGGACCTCAACGCTGGCCTCATCGACGAGCAGACCGCGAGGGCCAGAAGGCGGGCGATCGAGCTCGAGGCGGACTTCTACGGCGCCATGGACGGCGCGAGCAAGTTCGTGCGGGGCGACGCCATCGCTGGCGTTATAATCACCCTCGTTAACATCATCGGCGGCATCATAATCGGCATGGTCCAGCTACGCATGCCCGTGATGCAGGCGCTTCAGACCTTCGCCCTCCTCACCGTGGGAGATGGCCTCGTGTCGCAGATCCCGGCGCTCCTCATCTCCACGGCCACAGGCATCATTGTGACCCGCGCCGCGGCGCAATCGAATTTCGGCCAGGAGGTTGCGACCCAACTCCTCGCACAACCGAGGGCCGTGGCCATCGCCGCGGGCATGCTGGTGCTGTTCGGCATGGTGCCGGGCCTTCCGAAGGTGCCGTTCTTCTTGATAGCTGCCGCGGCTGGCGCGCTTTCGTACGCGATGGCCGGCGCGGAGCGGGCGCGGGCGAAAAGCGAGGCCGAGGAGGCCGCGAAAGCACCTCCCGCACCCAAGCAGCCTGAAAACGTCATGTCTCTGCTGGCCGTGGACCCGCTCGAGCTCGAGATCGGATACGGCCTCGTTTCCCTTGCCGACGAAAGCCAGGGCGGAAACCTGCTCGAGCGGGTTACGATGGTGAGGCGTCAAGTCGCGGTGGACCTGGGGCTCGTGCTTCCCCACATCCGTATCAGAGACAACATCCAGCTCCGGCCCACGGGTTATGCCATCAAGATCCGCGGCGTGGAGGTGGCGCGCGGGGAGGTCATGATCGGGTATTACCTTGCCATGAATCCGGGGATCGTGGTGGAGCCGGTGTCAGGCATCGAGACGACCGAGCCGGCTTTTGGGCTTCCTGCGCTCTGGATATCCGAGCAGGACAAGGAAAGGGCTGAGATGGCGGGCTACACGGTGGTGGACCCGACATCCGTCATCGTGACCCACCTTACGGAGGTCATCAGGAGGCACGCCGCGGAGATCCTCAGCAGGCAGGACACGGCGAACCTCATAGATAACGTGAAGAAAACAGAGCCCGCCGTGGTCGAGGAGCTCATTCCGAACCTCATGACCGTGGGCGACGTTCAAAAGGTCCTCCAAAACCTGCTCCGGGAAGGGGTGCCTATCCGAAACGTAGCCACGATTCTCGAGGCGCTGGGCGACCACGCGCGGGAGACGCGCGATGTGGATGTCCTCACGGAACACGCGCGAGCGGCGTTGGCCCGGGTGATATGCAGGCAGTATCGTAACGCCGACGGGGAGCTCGTGGTGTCCACGGTCGACCCGGAGATCGAAGAGGAAATAGCGAGAGCCGTCGAGGGGCGCAGCACGGGTGCGGGCCTGGGCGTGGGCACGGGCGTGGGCGAGCCGCCCGCTCTTGAACCCGGGCTCGTCCAATCCGTCGCCCGAGCTGTCTCTCGTGCGGTGGAGAAGATGGCAACCGAGGGATACCAGCCGGTACTCCTTACCCGGCCAGGAGTGCGCCCGTACATAAGGAGGATCGTGGAAAGAGTGCTGCCGGACGTGGCGGTTCTGTCGTATAACGAGATCACCAGGGACCAGAAGGTTAGGTCTGTCGGGACGGTGAGCCTGAATGAGGATTAA
- a CDS encoding ABC transporter ATP-binding protein, producing the protein MAEGGYLVDVQDITKSFPIRQGLFLSRQKGSVLHAVNGVSFRLKRGESLGLAGESGCGKTTTGRILLKLCEPTGGRYFFNGKDVTHMNHGHELKEFRKQAQLVFQNPFEALNPRFTVFRSIAEPLIIHNIGSKSERADLVKEALEMVNLKPAEAFFDKYPHQMSGGQLQRVVLARALVVKPMFIVADEPVSMLDVSIRAGVLNLMGEIARSMRLTTVYISHDLSLIRYLCDYTAIMYLGQIVEIGPTEKVLCEPEHPYTQALISAVPSPDPDFKGGELKITSHVPSPVDLPRGCLFQDRCPYVESICRQVQPDLRERGASHAVRCHMVSGAIEAASTA; encoded by the coding sequence GTGGCAGAAGGTGGCTATCTCGTAGACGTGCAGGACATCACCAAATCCTTCCCCATCCGGCAGGGATTGTTCCTCAGCAGGCAGAAGGGCAGCGTCCTCCATGCGGTAAATGGAGTGAGTTTCAGACTGAAGCGGGGCGAATCCTTGGGTCTTGCCGGTGAGAGCGGCTGCGGCAAGACCACCACAGGCAGGATACTGTTGAAGCTCTGTGAGCCCACGGGCGGAAGGTACTTCTTCAACGGCAAGGACGTCACACACATGAATCACGGCCACGAACTCAAGGAGTTCAGGAAGCAGGCTCAGCTCGTGTTTCAGAACCCCTTCGAGGCCTTGAACCCAAGGTTTACGGTGTTCCGTTCCATAGCCGAGCCGCTCATCATCCATAACATAGGAAGCAAGAGCGAGCGAGCGGACTTGGTAAAAGAGGCGCTAGAAATGGTGAACCTCAAGCCCGCTGAAGCGTTTTTCGACAAATACCCGCACCAGATGAGCGGCGGGCAGCTTCAACGGGTCGTCCTGGCCCGGGCTCTCGTGGTCAAACCAATGTTCATCGTGGCGGACGAGCCCGTTTCAATGCTAGACGTCTCCATAAGAGCGGGCGTGCTGAACCTCATGGGTGAGATCGCGCGGAGCATGCGGCTCACCACGGTGTACATTTCACACGATCTTTCGCTGATCCGGTACCTGTGTGACTACACGGCGATCATGTACCTCGGCCAGATCGTGGAGATCGGGCCGACCGAGAAAGTGCTGTGCGAACCAGAGCACCCCTATACTCAGGCCCTGATCTCGGCGGTGCCCTCCCCCGATCCCGATTTCAAGGGGGGCGAACTGAAGATAACGAGCCATGTACCAAGCCCGGTCGACCTGCCCCGCGGGTGCCTGTTCCAGGACCGTTGTCCTTACGTCGAGTCCATCTGCAGGCAGGTGCAACCAGACCTTCGCGAGCGCGGGGCGAGCCACGCGGTGAGGTGCCACATGGTAAGTGGGGCCATAGAGGCGGCAAGCACGGCATAA
- a CDS encoding hydrogenase expression protein HupH gives MKIVYVVPGTMDEKEMARRGKLLREWAAPGVQVDITGVTEGPASIESMYEEYLSVPATAKKMFELEQHGYDAAILGCAGDPGLDAMREITSKMLVVGPAESSFVVAAMLGYKFSLLTVTDSMIPSSYELVHKAGVAAKLASVRAVNVPVLELAANRQATLEKIIALGRRAIEEDGAHVLVLGCMSMGFLNVAEDVQAALGVPVVNPSKVALKVAEALVGSNLRHSKKAFALPPKLAAGKVGSIDDLYVRL, from the coding sequence ATGAAGATCGTATACGTCGTGCCCGGCACAATGGACGAAAAGGAAATGGCAAGAAGAGGAAAGTTGCTTCGCGAATGGGCCGCCCCTGGCGTTCAGGTGGACATCACCGGGGTGACGGAGGGGCCCGCGTCCATCGAATCGATGTATGAGGAATACCTTAGCGTACCAGCAACCGCGAAGAAGATGTTCGAGCTCGAGCAGCACGGGTACGATGCTGCCATCCTCGGGTGCGCAGGGGACCCCGGGCTCGACGCAATGCGGGAGATCACATCAAAAATGCTGGTGGTCGGCCCCGCTGAATCGAGCTTCGTCGTGGCGGCGATGCTCGGCTACAAGTTCTCGCTCCTCACCGTCACGGACAGCATGATCCCGAGCAGCTACGAGCTGGTGCACAAGGCGGGCGTAGCCGCCAAGCTGGCCTCCGTCAGGGCGGTCAATGTGCCCGTCCTGGAGCTTGCCGCCAATAGACAGGCTACCCTCGAGAAGATAATCGCGCTTGGCCGCCGGGCCATCGAGGAAGATGGGGCGCACGTGTTGGTCTTGGGCTGCATGTCCATGGGGTTCCTGAACGTCGCGGAGGACGTTCAGGCCGCTCTAGGCGTCCCGGTGGTGAACCCGTCCAAGGTCGCCTTGAAGGTAGCCGAGGCCCTCGTCGGGTCGAACCTGCGCCACTCCAAGAAGGCGTTTGCGCTTCCACCGAAACTTGCCGCGGGCAAGGTGGGCTCCATCGATGACCTGTACGTAAGGCTCTGA